From a single Flavobacteriales bacterium genomic region:
- a CDS encoding insulinase family protein translates to MITAPVAAQKRAIAYTEFDLDNGLHVILHEDNSTPIVAVSVMYHVGSKNESADRRGFAHFFEHLLFEGSKNIGRGEFSKLVENAGGVLNANTSGDRTYYYEVLPSNQLELGLWLESERMLHAKVDEKGIVTQREVVKEERKQRYENQPYGSILIEVLDRAYTMHPYKWPTIGFMEDLNSATEEDYKAFYERFYIPNNAVVVVAGDIVPERAKELVKKYFQDIPRGADIERPTIVEAPLEREIRDVIYDRIQLPAVVQAYRIPAVGSQEFYAVDMLNRLLSNGNSSRLNKALKDEQEKALNVGAFSLPFEDPGLAILYAIANAGVNANDLEHAMDAELKRVQQDGVSEMELAKLKVQVEAETLSENSRVAGVAGHLATAYTLFGNAEHINKELEHYLKLTPADLQQAAVKYFAADRRVVLHYLPLDQKNK, encoded by the coding sequence ATGATAACAGCCCCTGTTGCTGCACAGAAGCGTGCCATAGCCTACACTGAATTCGACTTGGACAACGGCTTGCATGTGATCTTGCATGAGGACAACAGTACGCCCATTGTTGCGGTCAGTGTAATGTACCATGTAGGAAGTAAGAATGAAAGTGCGGATCGCCGGGGTTTCGCTCACTTCTTTGAACACCTCCTGTTCGAAGGGTCCAAGAATATTGGTAGAGGAGAGTTCAGTAAGCTTGTTGAGAATGCTGGTGGTGTTCTCAATGCCAATACCAGTGGAGACCGCACATACTATTATGAGGTGCTGCCAAGCAACCAATTGGAACTGGGACTATGGCTGGAGAGCGAGCGTATGTTGCATGCTAAAGTGGACGAGAAAGGGATAGTAACGCAGCGGGAGGTCGTGAAAGAAGAACGAAAACAGCGTTACGAGAACCAGCCTTACGGGAGTATTTTGATAGAAGTCCTGGATCGGGCCTATACCATGCATCCCTATAAATGGCCGACGATCGGGTTCATGGAGGACCTCAACAGTGCTACTGAGGAGGACTATAAAGCATTCTACGAACGATTCTATATACCCAATAATGCTGTCGTTGTTGTGGCGGGTGATATCGTACCGGAGCGTGCCAAGGAATTAGTGAAGAAGTATTTCCAGGATATTCCGAGAGGCGCGGATATTGAGCGACCGACTATTGTCGAAGCACCACTGGAACGAGAGATCCGTGATGTGATCTATGATCGTATCCAATTGCCTGCTGTTGTGCAGGCATACCGCATACCAGCTGTCGGCTCCCAAGAATTCTATGCAGTGGATATGCTGAATCGTTTGCTCTCTAATGGGAATTCATCCCGTTTGAACAAGGCATTGAAGGATGAACAAGAAAAGGCCCTCAACGTTGGTGCATTCAGTTTACCCTTCGAGGATCCTGGACTGGCCATTCTTTATGCCATAGCCAACGCGGGTGTGAATGCAAATGATCTTGAACACGCTATGGATGCGGAATTGAAGCGTGTACAACAAGATGGTGTGAGTGAGATGGAATTGGCCAAGTTGAAAGTGCAGGTCGAAGCCGAGACCTTGTCCGAGAATAGTCGCGTTGCAGGTGTTGCAGGACATTTAGCCACTGCATACACATTGTTTGGCAATGCTGAGCACATCAATAAGGAATTGGAACACTATTTGAAGCTAACGCCTGCCGACCTGCAACAAGCCGCAGTGAAATACTTCGCAGCAGACCGGCGTGTCGTGCTTCATTATCTCCCACTCGATCAAAAGAACAAATGA
- a CDS encoding lamin tail domain-containing protein yields the protein MKASRLFWPTKLRSMLFAFSAILVASVNAQTPFTAVYTLVGNGNDVSTLAFNGTPIPAATFESLDKVGIATSSSSGNYRGNNWPVGTVDVGSPDGAKYITFAITVLPGYAIDLTGVNFGVGRSGTGPRNWQWRSSDDGFASPLPDYSALNANVTNSGGLLTHPDANTNYAGNALDLSDAAFQGLGTGTITFRVYGYNAEQTTGTGGLAGNLTITGTYEAVVGGCGLIIGTPFTTCVTNTPGLIDTYDLSIPYTGTQGGLIIGTASGTIGGDDPTATDPGTIIISGISEADAYSVTFSTPCDDQNVSGPAPACDPPPSLVINEILADPDAGTGDANGDLSVNTTQDEFVEIINTAAFALNVSGWTINDLSQVRHVFPPGTVIEPSCGILVFGGGAPNGIFGGMPWQTASTGSLALNNSPGDQVSVMNGATVVVSYAYGIEGNNNNSITRDPDLTGIDPLVEHTLASTSGGAQFSPGTNADGTAFSGCTLPSCTLVLGAASTECDSRMPGLGDTYTVSISYTGMQAGISVVNNSGSGTIGGADPGVTMNGTIIVSGISDSDPYSVSLDGVCIAQMVSGPVPSCEPIPTIVINEVDYDNAGTDDDEWVELYNYGVDPINVAGFTLEFASGAGSSLYGTNVLPSVVIPAGGYYVIGNNASNPGVDHVVTPTSGLIQNGSPDAIGLRDPLGVMIDAISYEGDAGAPYIEGTGFTGGDDNNADGKVIARFPDGVDTDDNNADWIEYCASIGAPNMGIQDSDGDGLVDCLDFCPTTVNTIPEFDPLTCGCMPGFLPVVTQMGSNTVITSCEVIVCTTDVTFDITMPGIGTLPTFEFREVYTNTVVQSGGAGVGNGGINQVTTCLPNGKFKLFVDGVPFGGNYNLHYTDAPFTRLIDNTVFAIPGASQVVEVSGNPSVLGSNGPIQIPVGPNDLLYTSCDKYFWKAGEYIVCNEDLDVATEWVPNGANAVQSGTSGYDFWFYDPNGGYSYIRQRRHNVSDNFGSVGSSRTCHMKVNNWASANHIAENAALNVRIRAVVNNQPKNWGPACRFQRNEALGNCPPTLLFDIPGYFAYSCDVFRDFTTNSANRLYARPVAGATKYRFTITNAELVSPIVREVTTYYLTLGWGPLLGEPLQPGQSYDVTVEAFKGGVYCQAGRSCMVTINNMASGGQQNLALRGSADEPRIEIFPNPNSGDQINVRMHGIQEVNGTMSFDMYDLSGKRVLSRTLVAQDGMLNATVAVNGELANGMYMVHVTAGEYVHTERVVIQP from the coding sequence ATGAAAGCTTCTCGACTCTTCTGGCCTACCAAGTTGCGCTCCATGCTTTTCGCATTTTCGGCAATATTGGTTGCTTCGGTAAATGCCCAAACACCGTTTACCGCTGTATACACCCTAGTCGGCAACGGCAATGATGTAAGTACGTTGGCATTCAACGGAACCCCGATTCCCGCGGCGACTTTTGAATCGTTGGATAAAGTTGGCATCGCCACGAGCTCAAGCTCCGGGAATTATCGTGGTAACAACTGGCCAGTTGGCACAGTGGATGTGGGCTCACCGGATGGTGCCAAGTACATCACGTTCGCAATAACTGTTCTGCCAGGTTACGCGATCGACCTTACAGGTGTGAATTTTGGTGTTGGGCGAAGTGGAACCGGACCGCGCAATTGGCAATGGCGTTCAAGCGATGATGGGTTCGCCTCACCTCTACCTGACTATTCAGCATTGAATGCTAATGTTACCAACAGCGGTGGCTTGCTGACACATCCTGATGCGAATACGAACTACGCAGGGAATGCATTGGATCTTAGCGATGCAGCATTCCAAGGTTTGGGCACAGGAACCATCACCTTCCGGGTATATGGATACAACGCTGAACAAACAACTGGTACCGGTGGTTTGGCCGGCAATCTTACTATTACTGGTACTTACGAAGCGGTTGTTGGTGGTTGCGGACTCATCATTGGAACCCCATTCACAACATGCGTCACCAATACGCCTGGCCTTATAGATACCTATGACCTCAGTATCCCATACACAGGCACGCAAGGAGGCCTGATCATTGGAACCGCATCCGGGACCATTGGCGGCGATGACCCCACCGCGACCGACCCAGGTACGATCATCATTAGCGGCATTAGCGAGGCTGATGCATACAGCGTAACATTCTCTACTCCATGCGATGATCAGAATGTATCCGGCCCGGCACCTGCATGTGATCCGCCACCATCTTTGGTCATCAATGAGATCCTTGCCGATCCGGATGCCGGAACCGGCGATGCCAATGGTGACCTTTCTGTAAATACGACCCAGGATGAATTCGTTGAGATCATTAACACGGCTGCGTTCGCTCTGAATGTATCGGGCTGGACCATTAATGACCTGAGCCAGGTCAGGCATGTATTCCCCCCTGGAACGGTGATCGAACCAAGCTGTGGAATACTTGTATTCGGAGGTGGAGCGCCTAATGGGATCTTTGGAGGCATGCCTTGGCAAACTGCATCGACTGGTTCATTGGCATTGAACAATAGTCCGGGCGATCAGGTTTCGGTAATGAACGGAGCTACCGTTGTTGTTTCGTATGCATATGGCATTGAAGGAAACAATAACAATTCAATCACGCGCGACCCGGATCTAACGGGCATCGATCCATTGGTCGAGCATACACTGGCATCAACAAGCGGGGGTGCACAGTTCTCGCCTGGTACCAATGCGGACGGAACTGCATTCAGTGGTTGTACGTTACCGTCATGTACGTTGGTACTTGGTGCTGCGAGCACGGAATGTGATTCGCGTATGCCTGGATTAGGAGACACATATACGGTGAGTATTTCGTATACCGGAATGCAAGCCGGGATATCCGTTGTGAATAACAGTGGTTCCGGAACGATAGGAGGTGCTGACCCCGGGGTTACCATGAATGGTACGATCATTGTTTCCGGTATATCCGATAGCGATCCGTATTCGGTTTCGTTGGATGGCGTTTGCATAGCACAAATGGTATCCGGCCCGGTTCCAAGTTGCGAGCCTATACCAACGATCGTCATCAACGAAGTGGATTATGACAATGCTGGTACTGATGATGATGAATGGGTGGAACTGTACAATTATGGGGTGGATCCAATAAATGTTGCTGGCTTTACGTTGGAATTTGCAAGTGGTGCTGGTAGTTCACTTTATGGGACGAATGTGCTTCCTTCGGTCGTTATCCCTGCTGGCGGTTACTACGTTATCGGCAACAATGCTTCCAATCCAGGAGTGGATCACGTAGTTACGCCAACTAGCGGATTGATACAGAACGGTTCTCCCGATGCCATTGGACTTCGTGATCCTCTCGGTGTCATGATCGATGCGATCAGCTACGAGGGTGATGCAGGTGCTCCCTACATCGAAGGCACAGGGTTTACTGGTGGTGATGATAACAATGCCGATGGTAAAGTGATCGCTCGCTTCCCGGATGGAGTTGATACCGATGATAACAATGCCGATTGGATCGAGTATTGTGCAAGCATTGGTGCACCGAACATGGGTATTCAGGATAGCGATGGTGATGGACTAGTGGATTGTCTGGATTTCTGCCCGACCACAGTGAATACAATTCCCGAATTTGATCCTTTGACCTGTGGATGTATGCCAGGATTCCTTCCTGTGGTTACGCAAATGGGCAGCAATACGGTGATCACGTCCTGTGAAGTGATCGTGTGCACAACGGATGTGACCTTCGATATCACCATGCCTGGAATTGGTACGCTACCCACATTTGAATTCCGGGAAGTGTATACCAATACGGTCGTGCAGAGCGGAGGTGCAGGAGTTGGGAATGGTGGTATTAACCAGGTTACCACATGCTTGCCAAATGGCAAGTTCAAGTTGTTCGTTGATGGTGTTCCATTCGGTGGTAACTACAACTTGCACTATACCGATGCTCCATTTACACGATTGATCGACAATACCGTATTTGCTATCCCCGGTGCGTCACAAGTTGTGGAGGTTTCAGGTAACCCTTCTGTTCTTGGTTCCAACGGTCCCATCCAGATCCCTGTTGGACCGAACGATCTGTTGTATACGAGCTGCGATAAATACTTCTGGAAAGCGGGAGAATACATCGTTTGCAATGAAGACTTGGATGTTGCTACGGAATGGGTGCCAAATGGCGCGAATGCGGTACAGTCGGGTACTTCCGGTTACGACTTCTGGTTCTATGACCCAAATGGAGGATATAGCTACATCCGTCAACGTAGACACAATGTTTCGGACAATTTCGGTTCGGTAGGGTCTTCACGGACATGCCACATGAAGGTGAACAATTGGGCTAGCGCGAACCATATTGCTGAAAATGCTGCCTTGAATGTTCGCATACGTGCAGTGGTGAACAACCAACCGAAGAACTGGGGCCCCGCTTGTAGATTCCAGCGGAATGAAGCATTGGGGAATTGTCCACCAACGCTGTTGTTCGATATCCCTGGCTACTTTGCATACAGTTGTGATGTGTTCCGTGATTTTACCACGAATTCGGCTAACAGATTGTATGCGCGCCCAGTAGCAGGTGCAACTAAATACCGATTCACAATTACGAATGCGGAATTGGTTTCGCCCATCGTTCGCGAGGTTACTACGTACTATCTGACATTGGGATGGGGGCCATTACTGGGAGAACCATTACAACCCGGTCAGAGTTATGATGTCACCGTTGAAGCATTCAAAGGTGGAGTTTATTGCCAAGCTGGCAGATCTTGCATGGTGACCATTAACAACATGGCATCAGGTGGTCAACAGAACCTAGCGCTTCGTGGATCTGCTGATGAGCCAAGGATCGAGATCTTCCCGAACCCGAACTCCGGTGACCAGATCAACGTCCGGATGCATGGAATTCAAGAAGTGAACGGAACAATGAGCTTCGATATGTATGACCTAAGCGGTAAGCGTGTGTTGTCGCGCACCTTGGTTGCACAGGATGGTATGTTGAATGCTACGGTTGCGGTCAATGGTGAACTCGCCAATGGAATGTATATGGTTCATGTTACGGCCGGTGAATATGTTCACACAGAGCGAGTAGTGATCCAACCCTAA
- a CDS encoding insulinase family protein — MNSKYSLFQCSTTAGLLLAGVLYAISPMYAQVDRTLPPPPGPAPTVHLGEHSSFTLENGMRVIVVENHKLPMVSVQVRFDIPPFVQGEKAGYVDMISELLMSGTATLTKAEIDEVVDRNGASVSASNDGVYASTLKKNLEPIMTLVEEVVQSPLFPDEEFAKAINRHRSAIQQRQDDPEGIAESVGKAAVFGADHAYGEMTTLKTLGNIDVGTVRSFHARYFRPESGYLAFVGDIDEKEARTLAEKHFGKWMPEGKPVDSSVAGEFVPGMGGVLYLREPKMPAVYRQVVVVDRPGAPQSIIRVSYPFNLKPKDIRALDAQVLNTILGGGVFNARLMQNLREDKGYTYGAYSSMESDRFNGSFTASASVRTEVTAQAVTEILAEMERLREEPVPQADLDLAKRYMAGSFARSLEDPRTVARFALNTYLNGLSQDHYATYLQRLEKVTVDDIQRAAKAFLLPENAIVFVVGDLEKIRRTMIPLSMEPFIPLLELDVEGQVKEDHLVDAGDTTAQQVIDRYLDAIGGKKAIGKISSMERRMTGKMGKANVVVTEQFGKNNKYRKEIIADDRILQQVVCNGTRAVDVQSNIPEELEGDRLHELILWSHPVPEALEVSAPIERFMDGRTTIGEKSVYKITTNVGEIDVTTDYFDVNTGLKVRRIVMQLNLGQFYVVTTDYSDYKEVDGVLFPHTIDEDGGITGVIQLKVGSIKTGVSFNDHQFDPDPAVHTE, encoded by the coding sequence ATGAACAGTAAGTACTCATTATTCCAGTGCTCGACCACAGCCGGTCTACTATTGGCAGGAGTACTTTATGCCATATCACCTATGTACGCACAAGTCGACAGAACCTTACCGCCTCCTCCTGGACCTGCACCAACCGTGCATTTAGGGGAACACTCTTCGTTCACATTGGAGAATGGCATGCGTGTCATCGTCGTAGAGAACCACAAACTGCCGATGGTAAGTGTGCAAGTGCGATTCGACATTCCACCCTTTGTCCAAGGTGAAAAAGCAGGTTATGTGGATATGATCAGTGAATTGTTGATGTCGGGTACAGCGACATTGACGAAAGCTGAGATCGATGAAGTTGTTGATCGGAACGGGGCATCTGTAAGCGCCAGCAACGATGGAGTTTACGCGAGTACATTGAAAAAGAATTTGGAACCTATCATGACCTTGGTGGAAGAAGTGGTGCAATCGCCGCTTTTCCCGGATGAGGAATTCGCTAAAGCCATCAACCGTCATCGTAGTGCGATCCAACAACGACAGGATGATCCTGAGGGCATTGCTGAATCGGTTGGCAAGGCAGCTGTTTTTGGTGCGGACCATGCGTATGGTGAAATGACCACACTGAAGACCTTGGGAAATATCGATGTAGGAACAGTGCGGTCATTTCACGCTCGTTATTTCAGACCGGAGAGTGGTTACCTGGCCTTTGTAGGTGATATCGATGAGAAGGAAGCGAGGACATTGGCGGAAAAGCATTTCGGAAAATGGATGCCAGAAGGAAAGCCGGTGGACAGCTCCGTTGCCGGTGAATTTGTTCCGGGCATGGGTGGCGTTCTATATCTGCGTGAACCGAAGATGCCAGCCGTCTATAGGCAAGTAGTTGTCGTTGATCGGCCAGGAGCACCACAGTCGATCATTCGTGTGAGTTATCCGTTCAATTTGAAGCCCAAGGATATTCGTGCGCTGGACGCTCAGGTGCTCAATACGATCCTTGGAGGAGGTGTATTCAATGCGCGATTGATGCAGAACCTACGTGAGGATAAGGGGTATACGTATGGAGCATATTCCAGTATGGAAAGTGATCGCTTCAACGGTAGTTTCACGGCCAGTGCGAGTGTACGGACGGAAGTAACAGCCCAGGCGGTTACAGAGATCCTTGCAGAAATGGAGCGGTTGCGTGAGGAACCAGTGCCACAGGCTGATCTGGACCTGGCCAAACGTTATATGGCTGGGAGTTTTGCCAGATCCTTGGAAGATCCACGAACGGTAGCACGTTTCGCGTTGAATACCTATTTGAATGGGTTATCCCAAGATCACTATGCAACATATCTCCAACGTTTGGAAAAAGTTACCGTTGATGATATTCAGCGTGCAGCAAAGGCATTTCTTCTTCCGGAGAATGCGATCGTATTCGTTGTAGGTGACCTCGAAAAGATCCGCCGGACAATGATCCCATTAAGTATGGAGCCATTCATTCCATTGTTGGAATTGGATGTGGAAGGACAAGTAAAGGAAGATCATTTGGTGGATGCTGGAGATACCACGGCACAACAAGTGATCGATCGGTATTTGGATGCAATTGGAGGTAAGAAAGCCATTGGTAAGATCTCATCTATGGAAAGGCGAATGACCGGCAAGATGGGTAAGGCCAATGTTGTGGTCACCGAGCAATTCGGTAAAAACAACAAGTACCGGAAAGAGATCATTGCGGACGATCGGATCCTGCAACAAGTGGTATGTAATGGTACACGGGCCGTGGATGTACAAAGCAATATCCCCGAGGAATTGGAAGGCGATCGTTTACATGAGCTGATCCTATGGTCACATCCGGTTCCCGAAGCGTTGGAAGTAAGTGCGCCTATTGAGCGCTTTATGGATGGCCGCACTACAATTGGTGAAAAATCGGTTTACAAGATCACGACCAATGTTGGAGAGATCGACGTGACCACGGATTATTTTGATGTGAATACAGGTCTTAAGGTCAGGCGCATTGTTATGCAACTGAATCTCGGTCAATTCTATGTGGTCACAACGGACTATTCCGACTATAAGGAAGTGGATGGGGTACTATTCCCGCATACGATCGATGAGGACGGTGGCATTACCGGGGTCATCCAATTGAAAGTTGGGTCGATCAAGACCGGCGTGTCGTTCAATGACCATCAGTTCGATCCTGACCCGGCCGTCCATACCGAGTAG